AGAATTAAAGGGGAGGAGAACCAGTCATGGTCCTTGCCTTCATCCAGCATCAGTTGCAGGGAACCCACGCCCAGCACCAGCAGTATCAGACCGATCTTGTCTACGGGTGCGCGCATCACAGGGGTTTCGCGTCCCTCCAGAACTAAACGCAGGGTCATCAGGCAGAAAATGCCCAGGGGCACATTGACAAAGAAAATCCAGTTCCATGAAAAGTCGTCGCAAATATAGCCGCCGAGAATGGGTCCCAGAATGGGACCGACCACGATAGTCATGGACCACATGGCCAGGGCGAGGCCGCGTTTTTCCGGCGGGTAGCAGGTCAGCAACAGGCTTTGGGACAGGGGAATCAGCGGCCCGGCGGCCGCCCCCTGAATAATGCGCGCGGCGATAAGCATGAGCAGAGAATGGGAAAGCCCGCAGAGCAGCGACGCCAGCACAAAGAAAAAGGTGGCCAGGGTAAAAACGCGCACCTCGCCGAAACGCCGCGCCAGCCAGCCGGTAAGGGGAATGGCGATGGCGTTGGCGACGCCATAAAAGGTGATGACCAGCGTGCCCTGAGAGGCGGCCACCCCCAGGTTGCCCGCAATGGTGGGCAGAGCCACGTTGGCGATGGTGGTGTCCAGAACGGTCATGGCCGTGACCAGGGCAATGCTCACCGTGGCCAGTACGCGCATGCCTCCGGGCAGCGGCTCCACAGACCGCACCTCAGGAGACGGGGCCGCAGTGGCGGCATCTTTTTCGCCGGGTTTGGACGGCAGGGTCTGATGTGCCGGAGAACTCATGCTCAGCGCTCCGTTGCCCCGTTGTCGGACGGGCTGTTTTGGGCAATGACGCTGCGGATGCGCTCTTCAATGGGCTCCATGTCCGGCTCCGTACCCCGCGCCGTCAGCACGGGCGGGAGGGGACGCTGCCGCGCGGCGTCGGTCAGCAGCGGACCCGAGGCATCATCGATGTTCACCGTCACCAGGGAAGACAGGCCGATAAGCAAAGAATGCCGTGCTGCGTCTCCGCCTTCCAGTTCAATGCGCACCGGTACCCGCTGAACGACCTTGATCCAGTTGCCTGTGGCGTTCTGGGCCGGAATCAGCGCAAAGGCACTGCCCGTGCCGGCGGAAAATCCCGCCACACGGCCCTGATAAGTCACCCCCGATCCGTGCATGTCCACCCTGATGGAGGCGGGCTGGCCCACGCGCATATGACGCAACTGCACTTCCTTGAAATTGGCCTCCACCCACAGGCTGTTAAGAGGAATAACGGCCATGAGCGGCGTTCCCGCAGCGACCACCTGGCCGGATTGCACGCTGCGCTGGGCCACCTGCCCATCCACGGGGCTGCGTATGACTGTGCGCTCCAGCGTCAGCCAGCATTCACGCACCCTGGCCGCAGCCTGGCGCACCATGGGCTGATCCTCCACCGGGCCGTGCAGCAATTGGGCGTCCAGGGCCTTCTGGCGCTGGCGGGCCGCATCCAGTTGCGCTGTGGAGCTTTTGACCTGCGCGTGGAAGTCCTGCACCTCTTCCAGGCGCACGGCCTTTTCGCGCCCCAAAATTTCGCGGCGGCGCAGATTGGTGATGCCCTGTTCCAACGTCACTTCCGCAACCTTGATCAGCGCCAGGCTTTCGCGCCGCTGCGCCTCAAGACGGGCAATCTCCCGCACCACCGAGGCGAGATCCACCAGCGCGCGGTCCAGGGCCAGACGCGCATCGTCGTCATCCAGACGCACCAGGGGCTGCCCGGCGCGCACGCTGTCCGTATCATCGGCCAACACCGACACCACACGTCCTGAAATTTGGGACATGATACGCACAACATTGCCGGAAACATAGGCGTCATCAGTGTTTTCCTCAAAGCGCCACACAAAAAACCAGCACGCCGCCCAGGCCAGCAAAGCCGCTGCCATGAGCAAGCCCAACACGAGCATTATCCGCGTACGGCGCGAAGAAGGCGGCCGTTTTTTCATGGAAGGCTCTTGAGCCTGGGGGGAGGATACGGATGTGGAATCAGACATGGTGAACCCCTTAATAAAACTGACTGGTCAGTTTTATTAAGAGAGGCTTCAAAAATCAAGAGAAAGTTTGATGGAAGTCCAGGTTCTGCGAATCAAGGCATCAAGCCTTGTGCTGCAAGAAGACGGCCATGCACAGCCGATATTGTGAAGGAACTGTCGGCGTTTCTGTGATGGCAGGACTACGCGCCCGCTTTGCACGATGTGCCTGAGGCGAGAAGTATTCATGGAAGGGGAAAGCGCCTGATGGGCAACATCCCAGACCTGGTTTTTGAAGTTACGGTTGCCCTGTTTGCCCTGACGAGGGGCATCCATCTGATGTCCACACTTGTTGCCGTTACGCAGTGTCAGGGCGTGTAGCCGCGTGTGCCCATAGCCTGAAATGTTTGTAATAATCTAAAATCAGTATCTAAAAAGACCTGTCTATTCGACTGCCAGGCACATAATTTTGTCAAATATGGGCATGGTTCAAAGAAATTTATCTCGAACGGCTTCCGGCATGATGTGATCAATCTTCAACTGTCACATGCTCTGGAACAAGATGCAGCCAAAACGCTTTATGACAAGGTGCAGCTTTTGCCGAAGAGCCGGGAAATGATGAAAACCTATGCCGACTATCTCGAAGAATTGCGGGAACAAGCAACGCAGAAAAAGGCAGCATACGACAGCCATGATGCCGGGGTGTGACTGCTTTTGCTCCGCGGCACTTTTAAGGGTGTCACTCGTAACCGCTGCGCCGCCCCTTTTGTATTTCCAAGCTCCAAAAAGCAGCCTTATGTTGCTCATGTTGCCGAGCTGTCAATTAACGCGCACTTTTTCCGTTCCGGGCAACAATGGACAACATCCGGCAACTTCGAGCTCAAAGATTGAGGGCCAGACATGTAACGTACTATACCTTCGGTATGAACTTTACGACCTGCCTTTCTGGTAAGAGCTTATTGCAGCCTGTCCTGCTCAATTGAGGACACTTATGGGCAATCTCGATATTTCCCTTTAAAATATTGTCAATACGGCCTTCTTGATGTTGTATTGAGACAAATTGAGGCTAGCCAAATAACGCTTTGGGCAGGTTGCCGCCAATAAATTTATAAAATAAATAAAATAATACAGCATGTTATGAATTATTTGTAAAAAGAACCTTATATATTGACACGGGCCAACGAAACGACTAAGAATAGCTAAAGAATTAGCGAGGGGGTCGTCATGAGTGAAGAAGAAAAAAAAACCAAGCCAAAGAGCAGAGAATATCCTGCGAATACTCTGAGTAAGACTCTTGAATTCCTAGAAAAATTTAAAGGATACCCGCAAGGCAAGCCCATATCCTATGATGCTGCTGCCAAGGAGTTGGGCGTAAGCTCAAATACCAAGTCTTTTCGGTACTTGATTAGCTCTGCCCGCCAGTATGGCCTTATTTCAACTGCAGCCGGGCAAACCATGTTAATGCTTGAACCTGCTAGTCGCTTAATTCGGCCGACTGAACAAGAAAATATACTCCGGCAGTTAAAAATCGAATGCTTTAAAACGCCCAGGATGTACAGCGAACTCATTGCCCAATATCAAGGGCAATCTATGCCAGCGATTACAACCCTTGAAAATGTTCTAATAAACTACCATGGGATCGTGCAAACTATTGCCAAAAATGCAGCAAAAACATTCATTGATACAGCGAACGAACTCGGTGTAGTAATAAATGGCGTAATAGATTTGGAAGTAACACATGATCTTAATCCTAATTCCAATAAAGAGATTCAAAAAGATGAAGATTCTCAAAAAAATGAAACAGGTATACAGAATGATTTGACAGATATAGTTCCCAGTATGAAGCAATCGGATTCGGAAGAGTTTGCACTTCCCATCACTGTTCCCCTGAGTGAACAGCGAAGAGCGATACTTCACATGCCAATAAATACAGAAAAGGAAGATGCTGAGTATGTTCTTGAGATGATAACGCTTATGTTTAGGAAGCTGTACGGAATTAATCGCGCATAAACAATTTCTTGCATATATCAATGTTATTATTGAACAAATATTTTTGAAGGTTAATTATGCAAAAAAATAACATAGTTAAAAACGAGTAAGGGCACCGCTCACAACGTGGTGATAGGTGCCCCTTCACACAACTCCATCAGGAAATCGTGTTAACGTGGAAATTAATGCTAGTTCCTTTTGGTAGTTTTCGCAAGACCTATCGCCACTAAATACAATGGAGGATTCGGATGGAACCGAATACCCAAGTAAAAAGTGGCAATGGCCCATCCCCTGAAAATGCTGTTTACGTTAAGTCGTACACGAATCGCTGGGGACAAGAAATGCGGGCTGAGGACTATGGGCTAAAGGCTTTCGTCTTTTATCCCAAAAGAAAAAAGTCCTCAAAAACCAAAAGGAGTTAGATATGGGTAAACCCAATAGTATCCATGTTGTCCCTCATCCGGATGGTGGTTGGCAAGTCAAAAAAGGTGGAGCTGAAAGAGCTTCTCTTCGGACTGGTACACAAGCTGAAGGATTCGAACGCGCACGAGCAATCGCTCAGCGTGAGGGCCTAGAGCTTTGTATCCACCGCCCGAATGGTCAAATTCGAGAGAAAAATGGCTACGGAAATGATCCGTATCCGCCCAAGGGCTAACTAACCAAACCTCAAGGGCCGCAGGAGTTTACTGTGGCCCTTTTTTTGGATCGTCTCAAGGTGTATTGCTGCAGGCACGCCTGAATGCTTCTGCTTGAGGTTTCTATGAAACCCTCTTCAAGGGGACAATATAAATTTGTCTCGTTATATTAAATTAATGACTTTAGATGGATATTGTAATTGTTCAAATCCTGCCACTCCGTCACAGAGCAAGCGACAACTGCGAATTATTGATTACGCATGCGCAATATTCCTGAAACAAAGAGCCATCCGACAAAGTACAGCGGCAAGCCTCCATCACTGGTGGCTTGCCGCTGCATGGCCCGACAGGCGTGCTGCCGGGGTGGGTGGGTACCTTACCGGGCGCCCGGCGTGCGTTGTCTCAATCCTGTTTTTTCCCTCAGGCCATAGGGCGCAAGGAATTGGCGTAGATGCGGGCCACGTTCTCGCGCGTGGCCTTTACCGGAGCCACGGATAGCAGCAGTCCGAGGGAGGGGGTCTGTTCCACAAGGTCGCAGAAGGTGTCCACATCGGATTCCTTCACGCCCAGATCCAGAAGCTTCTGGGTCACGCCCAGCCCGAAGAGCCATTGTTCCACGGCTTTGGCCACCTTGTCGGCTTCTTCGGGCACGCCCGCAAGGCCCGGAACAATGGGCTCAAGAATGTGGGCCAGCACGTTGGAACGCGCCGGGTAGCACTCCTTGATGACGGCAGGCAGCAGCGCGGCCAGGCCCAGCCCGTGGGACAGGTCGTGGCTTACGGCGCTCAAGGGGTGTTCGAGCGCGTGCGTGAAGTGCAGCAGGCCATTGTCAAAGGCGACGCCAGCCTCAAGGGCAGCGAAGCAGAGAGCGTAACGGGCTTTGAGATCCGTGGGATTTTCCAGCGCAATGGGCAGCCAGCTGTGCACAAGGCGGATGGTGTCCTGGGCCAGATTGACGGCAAGCGGGTTGGAAACTGTTGTTGTGGCCGCCTCCACCACGTGGTTGACGGCGTCGATGGAGACGTATCTGGTCTGATCCATAGATAATCCGGTCATTAATGCGGGGTCGTCAATGGCAAAGCGGGGATAGATGCAGTCGTAGGCAATGGCGGGCTTGTAGTTGAGCCTGGTGACCGTGGCGACGGCGAAGCGGTTCACCTCGCTACCTGTGCCGTGGGTCAGGTTGATGGCAATAATGGGCAGGGCCTTTTCGGGCGTGAAACGGAAGCAGTAGAGGTCCTCGCCGCTTTTGCCGGGGTTGGCCAGCAGGATGGCCGCGCTCTTGCCACAGTCGATGGGGCTGCCGCCGCCAATGCAGATGACGGCTCCGGCGTTGATGGCGCGCCCCATTTCTGCGGCCTCGTCCACGCTGTCCGTACTGGGATTGGGGGTGACGCGATTGTACAGGGTGAGGGTGATGCCGTGTTTTTGGGCCGCAGCCTCCACCTTGTCCCAGGCTCCCGTAGCCTTGTAGGAATGCCCGCCGCTGACGCAAAGGATGGACGCAATCCCTTCCTGCTTCATCTGGGCCAGGATGTCGTCAATCTTGTTGATGGCCCCAACGCCGATATAGGCTGTCGTCTTGACGCGAATTTCCCGAACAACATTGTAATCGCTAGTTTCGTCCCACATGATGGCCTCCTGCTGGCGCCAGGGGTATCCTGTGCCATGTTGTATGTACCGAACGATTGTTATTTTTTTCACGTGCTTTTTTTATATGCCCTATGGGATCAGTAGTAAAGCTCATTGGGCACACAAACAATATTATTGGGCAAGTATTGATGTTTTTTTCACGGTGCGCATTTCCCTGAGTTCTCGCACCGCGTTTGTTGCCGCAGCTGGCGCGCGTCAGGAATGGGTGCCCGTCGATGCGCATGCCGTTCTTCATTTTCTGGAGGTTTGTCGTCCACTGCGTGCGGATGTCAGGCAACCGCTCTTGCACGCTTGCCGTGTTCGTCCGCGCTTGCCGCGTTTGCCCGTGTAATGCGGCATACGCGATGGGCGGCGCGGTCCTCGTGCATGCCCGCGTATGCTGATATGGCACCGGCGCAACATGGAGGCGGGGCGGGGCGTCTTTTCCGCTCCCGACCATGTGTTCTTGCCGGGCATATGCAAAAACGGTATGCACTCCCGTGAGCGCCCGCCGCCCTTGCGGCCCTGTTTTTTCACCGAACCAAAGGATCCCCTGTGCAGTTTTTTGAGCAGATCGCAAAAGAGTTGAGCATTGCCCCCGGTCAGGCCAAGGCCGTGGCGGAACTTCTGGACGAAGGGGCCACCATTCCCTTTATCGCCCGCTACCGCAAAGAGGCGCACGGCTCGCTGGACGAGGTGGCCGTCACCGCCGTGCGCGACAGGCTCACGCAGTTGCGTGAACTGGAAGCGCGACGGCAGGCCGTCCTTACGTCACTCACCGAGCGGGAACTGCTTACCGAAGAACTGCGCGCCAGCGTCATGGCCGCCGAAACCATGACGGCTCTGGAAGACGTGTACCTTCCCTACCGCCCCAAGCGGCGCACCCGCGCCACCATGGCCAGAGAAAAAGGCCTTGAGCCCCTGGCCCTGACCCT
This DNA window, taken from Desulfovibrio sp. 86, encodes the following:
- a CDS encoding HlyD family efflux transporter periplasmic adaptor subunit; its protein translation is MSDSTSVSSPQAQEPSMKKRPPSSRRTRIMLVLGLLMAAALLAWAACWFFVWRFEENTDDAYVSGNVVRIMSQISGRVVSVLADDTDSVRAGQPLVRLDDDDARLALDRALVDLASVVREIARLEAQRRESLALIKVAEVTLEQGITNLRRREILGREKAVRLEEVQDFHAQVKSSTAQLDAARQRQKALDAQLLHGPVEDQPMVRQAAARVRECWLTLERTVIRSPVDGQVAQRSVQSGQVVAAGTPLMAVIPLNSLWVEANFKEVQLRHMRVGQPASIRVDMHGSGVTYQGRVAGFSAGTGSAFALIPAQNATGNWIKVVQRVPVRIELEGGDAARHSLLIGLSSLVTVNIDDASGPLLTDAARQRPLPPVLTARGTEPDMEPIEERIRSVIAQNSPSDNGATER
- a CDS encoding DUF2188 domain-containing protein; the protein is MGKPNSIHVVPHPDGGWQVKKGGAERASLRTGTQAEGFERARAIAQREGLELCIHRPNGQIREKNGYGNDPYPPKG
- a CDS encoding iron-containing alcohol dehydrogenase, whose translation is MWDETSDYNVVREIRVKTTAYIGVGAINKIDDILAQMKQEGIASILCVSGGHSYKATGAWDKVEAAAQKHGITLTLYNRVTPNPSTDSVDEAAEMGRAINAGAVICIGGGSPIDCGKSAAILLANPGKSGEDLYCFRFTPEKALPIIAINLTHGTGSEVNRFAVATVTRLNYKPAIAYDCIYPRFAIDDPALMTGLSMDQTRYVSIDAVNHVVEAATTTVSNPLAVNLAQDTIRLVHSWLPIALENPTDLKARYALCFAALEAGVAFDNGLLHFTHALEHPLSAVSHDLSHGLGLAALLPAVIKECYPARSNVLAHILEPIVPGLAGVPEEADKVAKAVEQWLFGLGVTQKLLDLGVKESDVDTFCDLVEQTPSLGLLLSVAPVKATRENVARIYANSLRPMA